CTACAGGGCCGCACGCCTGCTGGCCGAGGTGGACCTGGTCGCGGCCGAGGACACGCGCCGAACCGCGCAGCTGCTGCGGCACCTGGGTGTCGACACGCCAATGCGCGCCGTGCACGACCACAACGAGGCCCAGGTGGCCGATGGCCTGCTGGACCGCGTGGCCGCGGGCGACGCCATCGCCCTGGTCTCCGACGCTGGCACGCCGCTGATCAGCGACCCCGGCTTCCGCCTGGTGCGCGCGGCCCGCGAGCGCGGCCTGCCCGTGCACGTGGTTCCTGGCGCCAGCGCCGTCACCGCCGCGCTGTCAGTCTGCGGCCTGCCCACCGACCGCTTCACCTTCGAGGGCTTCCTGCCCGCAAAAGCCGGCGCCCGCGACAAGCACCTGGCCACGTTGGTGAACGAGCCGCGCACGATGGTG
This DNA window, taken from Marinihelvus fidelis, encodes the following:
- the rsmI gene encoding 16S rRNA (cytidine(1402)-2'-O)-methyltransferase, with protein sequence MATPIGNLEDISYRAARLLAEVDLVAAEDTRRTAQLLRHLGVDTPMRAVHDHNEAQVADGLLDRVAAGDAIALVSDAGTPLISDPGFRLVRAARERGLPVHVVPGASAVTAALSVCGLPTDRFTFEGFLPAKAGARDKHLATLVNEPRTMVFFESSHRVRDGLAALTAAFGPDRPAALCRELTKTFETVLDGTLADIAAQVEADPDQRKGEFVLVVAGAPETPDADLARGMELARALAEHLPASQAAKVAANLTGAPRKALFNALAD